A region from the Prionailurus viverrinus isolate Anna chromosome E2, UM_Priviv_1.0, whole genome shotgun sequence genome encodes:
- the GMFG gene encoding glia maturation factor gamma isoform X4 translates to MKVDKDRQMVVLEEEFQNISPEELKTELPERQPRFVVYSYKYVHEDGRVSYPLCFIFSSPVGCKPEQQMMYAGSKNRLVQTAELTKVFEIRTTEDLTEAWLQEKLSFFR, encoded by the exons A TGAAGGTGGACAAAGACCGACAGATGGTGGTGCTGGAGGAAGAATTTCag AACATTTCTCCAGAGGAACTAAAAACAGAGCTGCCAGAGAGACAGCCGAG GTTCGTGGTTTACAGCTACAAGTATGTGCACGAGGACGGCCGAGTGTCCTACCCCTTGTGTTTCATCTTCTCCAGCCCCGTGG GCTGCAAGCCTGAACAACAAATGATGTATGCGGGGAGTAAAAACAGATTGGTGCAGACGGCGGAGCTCACGAAG GTGTTTGAAATCCGCACCACTGAAGACCTCACCGAGGCCTGGCTCCAGGAGAAGTTGTCTTTCTTTCGTTGA
- the GMFG gene encoding glia maturation factor gamma isoform X3 has product MSDSLVVCEVDPELKEKLRQFRFRKETDNAAIIMKVDKDRQMVVLEEEFQNISPEELKTELPERQPRFVVYSYKYVHEDGRVSYPLCFIFSSPVGCKPEQQMMYAGSKNRLVQTAELTKVFEIRTTEDLTEAWLQEKLSFFR; this is encoded by the exons ATG TCTGATTCCCTGGTGGTGTGCGAGGTGGACCCAGAGCTAAAGGAAAAGCTGAGGCAATTTCGCTTCCGAAAGGAGACGGACAACGCAGCCATAATAA TGAAGGTGGACAAAGACCGACAGATGGTGGTGCTGGAGGAAGAATTTCag AACATTTCTCCAGAGGAACTAAAAACAGAGCTGCCAGAGAGACAGCCGAG GTTCGTGGTTTACAGCTACAAGTATGTGCACGAGGACGGCCGAGTGTCCTACCCCTTGTGTTTCATCTTCTCCAGCCCCGTGG GCTGCAAGCCTGAACAACAAATGATGTATGCGGGGAGTAAAAACAGATTGGTGCAGACGGCGGAGCTCACGAAG GTGTTTGAAATCCGCACCACTGAAGACCTCACCGAGGCCTGGCTCCAGGAGAAGTTGTCTTTCTTTCGTTGA